From Janibacter endophyticus:
CCCGGCCCACAACGACGACTCAAGATGCAGGGAGAACAAGATGACGAACTCGCGTGTGGCACTGGTGACCGGTGGTGCGGGTGGTCTCGGCCGCGAGATCGGCCGGCGGCTGGCGGCCAGCGGCCACCGGGTGGTGCTGGTCGACATCGACGAGGAGGCTGTCACCACGGCGGCCCATGAGCTGGCCGCTGACGGCCTCCTAGTGGAGCCAGCCGTCGCTGACGTCACCGACCGTCGTCAGGTGGACGGACTCGTGGCCGAGATCGGTGCGAGCGGCGGAGCCGTCGACGTGCTGGTGAACAATGCAGGCTTTCCCATCGACGCGCCGTTGGTGAAGATGACCGACGAGGACTTCCGTCGAGTCGTCGACGTCTGTCTGTTCGGGACCTTCGTGTGCTCGCGAGCCGTCGTTCCGGGCATGATCGAACGCTCTCAGGGGCGCATCGTCAACGTGGCGTCTCGGGCCTACCTGGGCAATCCCGGACAGGCGAACTACGCGGCGGCCAAGGCTGGCGTCGTCGGTCTGACCCGGGCCTTGGCCAAGGAGCTGGGCAAGCGCGGGATCACCGTGAACGCCGTTGCTCCGGGTTTGATCGACACTCCTGCGGTGCAGCGCCACCCGAAGCACGACCTGCTCGTGGAGCTGGCCGGGAAGCACAACTCGGTGCCCCGGCTCGGGGTCCCCCAAGACGTGGCGTCTGCCATCGCTTTCCTTGCTTCCGACGAGGCCTCGTTCATCACCGGCGACGTGATTCACGTGTCGGGCGGGCGGTACACATGATGGAACAGGCTGGTGGCCGGTTGACCGACCTGGCTGTGGGAACCACCACGACCTCCCCGCGCCGTACGGTGACCGAGGCCGACGTCGTCGGCTTCGCCGGTCTGTCCGGCGACTTCAACGCCTTGCACACCGACGAGGTGGCAGCCTCTGCGACGCCGTTCGGCACCCGGATCGCGCACGGGCTGCTCGGTGCCGCGATCGCCTCGGGCCTGTTCACCCGAACTGCCCTGTCGACCTCCCTGCAGGAGTCGCTCGTTGCCCTGCTCGGCGTCGACTGCCGTTTCGTCAACCCCCTGCGGATCGGCGACACCGTGCACGTCGAGGCCGAGATCATCGAGCTGCGCCCGACCAGCGACCCTTGCCGAGGAGTCGTGATCGTGGAGCGTCGGCTCGTCAACCACGAGGGTGCCGTGGTCCAGGTGATCACCACCCCCATGCTCATCGACACCACCCATCCCGATCAAGGAGACACCCCCACATGACCATGCTGACTGAAGAAGAGCTGGACCTGCAGCGTTCCGTCCGTTCCTTCCTCGACGCCAAGGTCGCTCCGCTCGTCGCCGAGCACGAGCAGGCCCGGACGTTCCCTTGGGAGATCCTGCCCTCGCTGCATGAGTTCGGCTACGTCGGTGGCCTGGTGAGTCCCGACGACGGGGGCGACGACCTCAGCTACTCGATGCTCGCCATCTTGATGGAGGAGGCCGGCCGGTGCTGGGGGTCGCTGCGCACTACGCTGAACATCCTCACCATCGTTCCGTACCTGATCTCCGCGTTCGGCACCGAGGAGCAGAAGAGCCGCTTCCTGCCCGACCTCCTCTCCGGACGGCGCCGTGCGTGGTTCGCGATGACCGAGCCGGACGCAGGATCCGACGCCGGGTCGCTGCGGACCCGTGCGAGCAAGGAGGGCGACTCCTGGGTGCTGCAGGGCCGCAAAATCTACATCACGAACGCGCTCCACGCCGATGTCGGCATCGTCATGGCCACGGTCGACCCGGAGGCCGGACCCAAGGGGATCACTGCCTTCCTCGTCGACGGCACGCAGTCCGACTACGCCGTCCACGACATTCCGCACATGCCGGTCAGGGGCACGAGCAGCTGTGAGCTCGTGTTTGACGACACGCGCATCCCCGAGCACAACGTCCTGGGCGAGGTGGGCCGGGGACTGTCGACGGCCATGAAGGCGATCAACGTCGGCAGGCTGAACATGGCCATGGGCGCGGTCGGCCTGAGCCAGGCGGCCCTCGAGGAGTCGATCAAGTTCGCCACCACCCGCCAGCAGTTCGGTCGACCCCTGGGTGGGTTCCAACTGGTGCAGGAGATGGTCGTCGAGATCGCCACCCTGACGCAGACCAGCCGACTCCTCGGCATGCACGCCGCCCGCGCCCTGGACGCGGGCGACTCCGCGAGGCAGGAGTGCTCGATGGCGAAGTACTACTGCGGCGAGTCCGCGAACAAGGCCGCCTCGCTGGCACTGCAGGTGCACGGTGGAGCCGGCCTGATGGAGGAATCACCCGTGGAGCGGATCTTCCGCGACGCTCGCGAAGCGACGATCCCCGAGGGCACCTCACAGATCCAAATCCTCCAGATGGGCCGTGCCCTGCTGGGCCAGTCGGCCCTGCGATGAACGATCACCAGGAGACAGCTCATGACTGACGCCTACATCCTCGGCACGGTGCGCAGCCCCCTGGGCAGACGTGACGGCGCACTTGCCGACACCCGCCCCGACGAACTGCTGGCACTGACCCTTCGCGAGCTGGTCGACCGGCACGCGGTCGATCCTCGTGAGATAGAGGACGTCCTGGTGGGTTGCGTCAACGCTGTCGGCGAGCAAGGACGCAACGTCGGAAGGTTGGCGGTCCTCGCCGCCGGCCTCCCCGAGGAGGTCCCCGCAGTAACCATGAACCGCATGTGCGGTTCGAGTCAGCAAGCACTCAACTTCGCCGCCCAGGCCGTGATGTCTGGCCAGCAGTCGCTCGTGCTGGCAGCCGGCGTGGAATCCATGAGCCGCGTCCCGCTGGGATCGGACGCCGCCGGGGTCGACCCCTCCCCGGCCGTCACCGAGCGCTACGAGCTCGTGAACCAGGGCCTCGCGGCAGAGATGATCGCCCGCCGCTGGTCGCTCACCCGCGAGGAACTGGACGAGTTCAGCGTCGAGAGTCATCGTCGAGCCGCTCGCGCATGGGACAGTGGCGTCTTAGCGGAGGAGGTTTTCGGCGTCATGAGTCAGCCGGCCGAGCACCTGCTGGGCCGCGACGGCGGTCCGGTCGTCCTCGACCGGGACGAGGGCATCCGGCCTGACACGAGCGTCGAGGCACTCGCCCGACTCCGGCCCGCGTACACCGAGGACGGCCTCATCCACGCCGGGAACTCCAGCCAGATCACCGACGGGGCGTCGGCGGTCCTCATCGGGGACGCAGATGCGGCACAACGGCTGGGTCTGGAACCACAGGCGCGGATCCTGGCCACCCAGGTGGTCGGGGTGGACCCGGTAATGATGCTGCACGGCGTCATCGATGCAACCAGACGGGTGCTGGACCGGGTGCGCCTGGAGGCCTCCGAGATCGACCTCTACGAAGTCAACGAGGCGTTCGCCAGCGTCGTACTGGCCTGGCAGCGAGAGCTGCGGGTCCCTCTGGAGCGGGTCAACGTCAACGGCGGGGCGATCGCCCTGGGTCATCCCACCGGCTGCTCCGGCACCCGCCTGATGACCACTCTGGTGCACGAGATGCAGCGGCGAGGCGTCCGCTACGGCCTCCAGACCATGTGCATCGGACAGGGCATGGCGACGGCAACGGTCATCGAGGCCATTTGACGAGTACGCGCGAGGCCTTCGTGGCATCGCGTCCCCTGGCAACAATCCAAGGAGAAGCAGTGACAGACCCTGGCATCGGTACCCAGATCGCCACCTCAACGGTCGATCAGATCTACATCCGCGGGCGCAGCCTGGTCGACGACCTGATGGGGTCTACCGACTTCACCAGCATGGTGTTTTTCCACCTGAGGGGCCGGCTCCCCACCGAGGGCGAGAAGGCGGTGGTGAACGCATGTCTGGTTGGGGTGATGGAGCACGGGCTGACTCCCAGCTCGATCGCGGCCCGACTGATCTACTCCAGCTCCCCCGAAGCGATGCAGGCGGCCGTCGCCGGTGGACTGCTCGGGGCCGGCAGCGCCTTCCTTGGGGTGATGGAGGAGTCGGCCCAGATGCTGCAGGAGGGCCGGGACCTGGTGCGGCGGGGCGAGACCACGGCCGAGGAGTTCGCCCGCGACCGGCTCTCCGAGCTGCTCGCGGCGGGCCGTCCGATCCCGGGCTTCGGCCACCACATCCATCGCCCGGACGACCCCCGCACCCCGAAGCTCCTCGAGATCGCCGAAGAGCATGGTGTGAGCGGCGAGCACGCGGAGCTCTTGAAGGCACTCAGCCGCGTCATGGACGAGCTCAAAGGCCGGCACGTCACGGTGAACGCCACGGGTGCCGTGGCAGCGGTCCTGTCCGACATCGGTTTCTCCTACCGGATCGTGCGCGGCTTTGCCCTCATCGGTCGCTGCGCCGGCCTGGTCGGCCACATCGCCGAGGAGCAGGAAACACCTCTCGGGCGGGTGCTGTGGGACATGGCTGACGAGCACGTCCCCTACCTGGGCGAGGGGGTGTGAGAATGGCCGAGGCGCTGCGCTACGAGCGCGACGAGCACGGGATCGGCTGGATCACTATCGATCGACCGGACGCCGCCAATGCATTGGACAGCACCGCGCGAGCCGCGCTGTGGACATGCTTTCGCCAGTTCCGGGACGATGAGGCTGCCGGAGTTGCCGTGATCACAGGAACCGGGGACAAGGCCTTCTGCGCCGGGGGCGACCTCAAGGAGATGTCCTCCTCTCAACTGGGTGTTCCCCCAGCGGACTTCCTCCCGCAGCTCAACCGCAACTTCCAGCTGGACAAGCCGGTCATCGCCGCAGTCAACGGCGTCGCCCTCGGTGGCGGCTTCCTCCTCGCCCAGATGGCTGACCTGTGTGTCGCGGCTGACCATGCGAAGTTCGCCATCAGCGAGGCGAAGTGGGGCCGCGGAGCACCCTGGGCTGCTCCGCTGCCATGGCTCATCCCGCCCCGTGTGGCCTTGGAGATGCTGATGACCGGAGACAGCATCTCCGCGGCGCGGGCCTACGAGTTGGGGCTGGTCAACAAGGTGGTGCCGTCCGTCGAGCTCCGAGCCACCGCGGTCGAGCTGGCCCGGTCAATCCTCGCCAACGCACCACTCACCGTGCGGGCCAGCAGACAGATGGTGCACGCGGCGGCCGAGCCCTCCCTCGCCTACAGCTTTGCGCGAGCCGAGCAGCTGTTCGAGGGCGTCTATCTCAGCGCGGATGCCCAGGAGGGTCCACGCGCATTCCTGGAGCGACGTCCACCGCAGTGGTCGGGCAAGTAACAATCCTCAGTTAGGAGAACCCATGTATCAAGAAGCACTTGGTCAGACCGTCAACCGGGCCTTCGACTACACATGCGACGAGGGGGGAGACCGGGAGGCTCTCGTCTACCATGGCCCCGACATGGAGGAGCGCCTGAGCTACTTCCAACTCCGGCGTAGAGTGGCCGCCCTTGCCGACGGCTTGCAGCAAGCAGGGGTCCGTAAGGGCGACCGAGTGGCCTTTCTCCTGGGCGTCACCACCGAGTGGGTGACAGTCTTCTACGCAGCGATGCGCCTGGGGGCCATCGCGGTTCCGCTCAACCTCGTCTGGACCATCCGCGAGATCGAGGAAGGACTGTCTCTCACCGAGGCGAACGTACTGATCGCCACCGACTCCTTCCGCGGTCGCAACTACCTGCACGAACTCCAGGAGCATCTGCCGGGTCTCAACGCCTCCAAGCCCGGTGAACTGTCGATCGAGACCCTTCCGCACCTGCGCAGCGTCATCGCCGAGAGTCGCAGCGGGCAACGCTATGCATTCGCCGGCGACCTCGGCGATATCGCCCGTAGCGGTGAGAACTACTCTGCCGAGGGCTTCGCCGCCCTGAGCGCGGAAGTCCGGCCGGACGACTTCTCGATCATGCTACTGACCTCCGGCACGACCAGTTTCCCCAAACCGGTCCTGCACACCCATCAGAGCCTGATGGTGGGGGTGGCCGGGTACGCCGACGGCATCGAGGCGGAGTCCGCGGACAAGATGCTGATCGTCGCGCCGAACTACCACGTCGCCGGCTATCTCACGCTGCTCATGCCGCACCTGCGGGGCGCCACCGTGCACCTCATGGAGTTCTACGACGTCGGCCTCGCACTCAAAGTAGTCGAACGTGAGCGCATCTCGATGATGTTCGGATTCGATGTCCATTACCTGATGATGAACCGGCATCCCCACTTCGCTATGCACGACATCTCCAGTCTCACCAAGACCATGATCGGGTCCTCGCCGGGGTCCTACGACGAGATCAAGAGTATGGGGATCATCCACCACGGGAACATCTACGGCTCCAGCGAGTACGTCGCCTCGCAAGCATACCTGCCCTACCGGGACCGCCACGACGAGTCAGTCATGCGACTCTCCCATGGCCGGCCGATGCTAGGCACAGACCTGGTGATCAAGGACCCGGCCACTAACCGCGTCCTCGAGCCCGACCAGCCGGGCGAGATTTGCTTCAAGGGTCCGGCGCTGTTCAGCGGTTACTACAACATGCCCGAGGAGACAGCAAAGTCGTTCGACACCGACGGCTACTTCCACAGCGGCGATTACGGTTGGGTCGACCAGCGCGGATACGTCTACTACCGCGGTCGCTTCAAGGAAACGATCAAGAGTGGCGGGGAGAACGTCAGCGCCCAGGAGGTCGAGCTCTTCTTGCAGATGGAGCTTCCGTGGATCCTCAAGGCGATGGTGGTCGCCGTGCCCGACCCCAAGTGGGGGGAGGCAGTCACGGCCGTCGTCCAACTCAAGCCGGAAGTCGACGTTGACGAGGAGGGAATTCGCGAGGCCTGCCGAGGCAAGCTGGCCGGCTACAAAATCCCGAAGCAGGTCATCTTCGTCTCCGACGAGGACTGGGTGGCGACGCCGACCGGCAAGTTCGATCGCGGCGCCATGACCAGCCTGGCGCTTCGCAGAATGGGAATCCAGGAGCCGTCACAATGATCGGAGGCACCGTGTCGCCTGCGGGCACAACTAAACCGTGCGTTAGGCGCCCGCCACGGTCATCCGGTTCGGCTCGGTCTGATCGTTCCGTTCCGGTTGAGGCTCTGCTGGGCATTTTGAGGCGTCGATGATGCCGACAGCGGGGGTCGTGCCTGGAGCCGACCTACTTCCTCGATCACGACCACCCGAGTGTCCGCGACTTCATGCACGAGGTGATCGCGTCCGCGGCGAGCCCACGAGAGCGGGCCACCATGCTCTTCGTGACCCCGATCGACTTCGACGGACGGAGCGACGCGCTCATGCACGCCTTCACCGCGGACGGCACTCGGCACATGGAGTACGTAGGGACCGGCACCTTCGACGACCTACCCCTGGACCGCATCCTGGCGGCGCTCGACCAGGCTTACGGGCCTATCGTCACCGCCGCCGCAGGGTTGACGACGCCTTCTCCCGCCGCCAACCCGGAATCACCCGTCCACCCAAAGACGGGGGCCGCCTGATGGTCGGAGCCGTCGGTGTTGCGGTAGCGAGTGAGGAAAGCGCGCGGACCCGATTGGAGGCTGCTGTGCTGGCGCAGCTGGGCGTGATACTCGAGCACCCGTCCTTGTGTCGGGCACTGGTCGCCGACCTCAGACACGCGACCCGGCTGCCCGAGTTGGCAGCGGCACTGCCGACTGCCTTCTACGAACCGATCGAGCAACTATTGGCTCAGGGTGTCTCCGACGGGTCGCTGCGCCCGGTCGCCGATCCAGGCGCCGTGGTCTTGAGTGTCTTCGGTGCCATCACCGTCGCTGGCCTCAGCGCGGCCGTGGAGGGGCCGTCCTCTGACACATCCGCCGACGCAGCGCGTTTCTCTGCCGCGGTCAGCGAGCTGGTCCTCGACGGTCTCGCGACAC
This genomic window contains:
- a CDS encoding SDR family oxidoreductase, which codes for MTNSRVALVTGGAGGLGREIGRRLAASGHRVVLVDIDEEAVTTAAHELAADGLLVEPAVADVTDRRQVDGLVAEIGASGGAVDVLVNNAGFPIDAPLVKMTDEDFRRVVDVCLFGTFVCSRAVVPGMIERSQGRIVNVASRAYLGNPGQANYAAAKAGVVGLTRALAKELGKRGITVNAVAPGLIDTPAVQRHPKHDLLVELAGKHNSVPRLGVPQDVASAIAFLASDEASFITGDVIHVSGGRYT
- a CDS encoding MaoC/PaaZ C-terminal domain-containing protein → MGTTTTSPRRTVTEADVVGFAGLSGDFNALHTDEVAASATPFGTRIAHGLLGAAIASGLFTRTALSTSLQESLVALLGVDCRFVNPLRIGDTVHVEAEIIELRPTSDPCRGVVIVERRLVNHEGAVVQVITTPMLIDTTHPDQGDTPT
- a CDS encoding acyl-CoA dehydrogenase family protein, which translates into the protein MTMLTEEELDLQRSVRSFLDAKVAPLVAEHEQARTFPWEILPSLHEFGYVGGLVSPDDGGDDLSYSMLAILMEEAGRCWGSLRTTLNILTIVPYLISAFGTEEQKSRFLPDLLSGRRRAWFAMTEPDAGSDAGSLRTRASKEGDSWVLQGRKIYITNALHADVGIVMATVDPEAGPKGITAFLVDGTQSDYAVHDIPHMPVRGTSSCELVFDDTRIPEHNVLGEVGRGLSTAMKAINVGRLNMAMGAVGLSQAALEESIKFATTRQQFGRPLGGFQLVQEMVVEIATLTQTSRLLGMHAARALDAGDSARQECSMAKYYCGESANKAASLALQVHGGAGLMEESPVERIFRDAREATIPEGTSQIQILQMGRALLGQSALR
- a CDS encoding thiolase family protein is translated as MTDAYILGTVRSPLGRRDGALADTRPDELLALTLRELVDRHAVDPREIEDVLVGCVNAVGEQGRNVGRLAVLAAGLPEEVPAVTMNRMCGSSQQALNFAAQAVMSGQQSLVLAAGVESMSRVPLGSDAAGVDPSPAVTERYELVNQGLAAEMIARRWSLTREELDEFSVESHRRAARAWDSGVLAEEVFGVMSQPAEHLLGRDGGPVVLDRDEGIRPDTSVEALARLRPAYTEDGLIHAGNSSQITDGASAVLIGDADAAQRLGLEPQARILATQVVGVDPVMMLHGVIDATRRVLDRVRLEASEIDLYEVNEAFASVVLAWQRELRVPLERVNVNGGAIALGHPTGCSGTRLMTTLVHEMQRRGVRYGLQTMCIGQGMATATVIEAI
- a CDS encoding citryl-CoA lyase, encoding MTDPGIGTQIATSTVDQIYIRGRSLVDDLMGSTDFTSMVFFHLRGRLPTEGEKAVVNACLVGVMEHGLTPSSIAARLIYSSSPEAMQAAVAGGLLGAGSAFLGVMEESAQMLQEGRDLVRRGETTAEEFARDRLSELLAAGRPIPGFGHHIHRPDDPRTPKLLEIAEEHGVSGEHAELLKALSRVMDELKGRHVTVNATGAVAAVLSDIGFSYRIVRGFALIGRCAGLVGHIAEEQETPLGRVLWDMADEHVPYLGEGV
- a CDS encoding enoyl-CoA hydratase-related protein, yielding MAEALRYERDEHGIGWITIDRPDAANALDSTARAALWTCFRQFRDDEAAGVAVITGTGDKAFCAGGDLKEMSSSQLGVPPADFLPQLNRNFQLDKPVIAAVNGVALGGGFLLAQMADLCVAADHAKFAISEAKWGRGAPWAAPLPWLIPPRVALEMLMTGDSISAARAYELGLVNKVVPSVELRATAVELARSILANAPLTVRASRQMVHAAAEPSLAYSFARAEQLFEGVYLSADAQEGPRAFLERRPPQWSGK
- a CDS encoding class I adenylate-forming enzyme family protein, with product MYQEALGQTVNRAFDYTCDEGGDREALVYHGPDMEERLSYFQLRRRVAALADGLQQAGVRKGDRVAFLLGVTTEWVTVFYAAMRLGAIAVPLNLVWTIREIEEGLSLTEANVLIATDSFRGRNYLHELQEHLPGLNASKPGELSIETLPHLRSVIAESRSGQRYAFAGDLGDIARSGENYSAEGFAALSAEVRPDDFSIMLLTSGTTSFPKPVLHTHQSLMVGVAGYADGIEAESADKMLIVAPNYHVAGYLTLLMPHLRGATVHLMEFYDVGLALKVVERERISMMFGFDVHYLMMNRHPHFAMHDISSLTKTMIGSSPGSYDEIKSMGIIHHGNIYGSSEYVASQAYLPYRDRHDESVMRLSHGRPMLGTDLVIKDPATNRVLEPDQPGEICFKGPALFSGYYNMPEETAKSFDTDGYFHSGDYGWVDQRGYVYYRGRFKETIKSGGENVSAQEVELFLQMELPWILKAMVVAVPDPKWGEAVTAVVQLKPEVDVDEEGIREACRGKLAGYKIPKQVIFVSDEDWVATPTGKFDRGAMTSLALRRMGIQEPSQ